In Leisingera sp. NJS204, the DNA window GATTTCTGTTGCGTCCTTCAGCGAGAGGTCCTCGCCGAAGCGTGCGAATTTATGTTCAAGCCGGGGTGGTCCCTGCATGATATTTGCCTCGCAAGTTGTTGTTGTTACGGCAGTTGAACCGTCAAGAAGGATTGAAAGGCCTGCGCCAGGATCACCGCGGCAACGCCGTAGACGGTGAGCCAGAGGCGTTTCTCCAGCCGTTCCATCATTTGTTCGATCCGGTCGAGCCGGCGGTTCACCGCCTCGTTCTGGATCTGGGCGACCCGCTCATGGGCGGACAGGCGCAATCCCGGTGAACAATCGAAGGCATGCATCGGGTGCTCAGTCATCCTGTCCGCCCCCCGCTTGCGGCGCGGCGGCGGCTTCTGCGGGCAAACCCAGCAGCTGCCGCTTTTCCGCGGTGCTGAGGAAATCCGCGCCAGACACCCGGCGCCACTGCGCCTCGCGTTCGGCCGCCAAGGCGGGCAATTGATCAAGGTCGGGTTTCAGGGTCAGAACCTCGCCGGTCCAACCGGTAAGCCAATCGGCCAGCGCTGCGGTGACCTTGGCCGCCAAGGGCAGCACGGTCAGCCGGTAAAAGGCGCGGTGGGCCTCTTGATAATTGGCGTAGGTTGCATCGCCGGGAATGCCGAGCAGCATCGGCGGCACCCCGAATGCCAGCGCAATCTCGCGGGCGGCGGTGTCCTTGGTTTTCTGGAATTCCATGTCGGAGGGCGAAAAGCCCATTGGCTTCCAGTCCAGGCCGCCTTCCAGAACCATCGGACGGCCGGCATTTTTGGCGCCCTGAAAGTTTGATTGAATCTCGTCACTTAGGATGCGGAATTGTTCCTCGGACATGCGGCCATGGCCATCCGATCCTGTCCAGACCAGCGCACCGGAGGGACGGGCCGCGTTGTCCAGCAGCGCCTTGGACCAGCGGGAGGCGGCGTTGTGCACATCTATCGCCATTGCCGCCGATTGCAGGGATGAAAGGCCATAGTGGTCGTCCTGCGGGTGGAAGCTTTTGATATGGCAGATCGGGGATTGGGCAGGATCACTGGCAAAGCGGTGCTTGCGCCCGCCCACCACATAATCAAAACCCGCGGGCCAACCGTCCGGCCCCGGCACCACGTTCATCCGGTCGGAGCGCAGCACATGCAGCTCTGCCGGGGCGCTGTTCTCTGTCGTCACCGCCTCAATGTAGGCGTTGCCGGACAGCAGGAGATGGCCATACAGCGCCTCCAGCAGTTCGGCCTGGCCCTGCGCCGGGTTGGGGCGGGCCAGAAGCGCCAGCCAGGGGTGGCTGTCATAGCGCTGGCGGCTGTCCTGCAGCACCAGCGGCACAGCGGCGGCGGCCTCGGCGATCATACGGATCACCCGGTGGCCGACCGGATTGCCGGCAAAACCGCTGCGGGTCAGGGAGACGCTGTCGCGCGGGCTCCAGGCGGTGCGGCCTGCGCCCTGCCAGGAGACCACGCGGGCGGTCTGGCTGGCCTTCTGTTCCAGGGCGGTTTCCGGGGTTTCGGGCTTGTTGCGCCGCAGCAGGTCAAAGACCATTGTCCGCTCCTCATGGTTGCTGTTTCTGGCGCTCTGTGCCGAAGGGCCTGTTGCGCCTTTGCTGAGGATGATTAATGACAGAGAGGCCTGAAGATTTGGCCAGCGGTGCGTACGCAGGGGGCGCAACACCTTGATGTAACCCGTTGTAAAAATTGAAAATGGCAACGTTGCACGCTGCCATTTCCTGGTCTTTCCTTGCCGCAGTTCCCCCAGCCTGCGGCGGGGCTGCGTCTACAAGACCCGCACCTGCGGAAGCTGCAGTTTCGCCGCTGGATGAATGATCAGCTCATGCAAGGCCCAGACCAGCGCATCCAGCCGGTCGGGCGAGCCGCTGCCGCGGTAACCTTGCGGGGTCATCAGGCACATCTGGTCCTCCAGCTCTCCCAGCCCCGGCAGGTGTTTGACGCGGCCCTGCTCATACAGCGCGGCAGCGGGTTCGGCGCGGGCGGACTTGCCTTTGCTTGCGTGCAAGGCGCGGAACGGCACCATGGGGTCGGCCTGGCGCAGCACGGTCTCCACCAAGGCACCGCCCTGATTGACCTCGGCCACAACCCGGTCGGCGCCATGGGTATCGCGGGCGGCAATTGCGGCCTGGGCCCAGGCCAGCGGCCCGACGCCCTGCACGGTGCAATCGGCCAGAACATAGGCGCGCCAGTCCTGCGGCGGGCCCTGGGTGACGGCGCCGGCCACCACGATGCCGCAAGCGTCCGAGGACTTCCCCGAACTGACCGCTGGATCCACCGCCACCACCACCCGGTCGAGCGGCGGTGCCTCTGCCACCTGCGCAGCGACCAGCGCTGCGTTTGTCCAGAGCGCCCCCTGCACATCGGTCAGCATTACCCCGTCCAGTTCCTGCCGCCCCAGACGGGTGCCCGCATAACGCGCGCGCACCTCCTCCAGGAAGGACGGTGCGAGGTTGGCACGGTTGGCCTCGGTCGCGGCGTGGGTCTGCACAGTACTGGGGGCGGCCAGCAGCCGTTTCAGCACCCGCGCATTGCGCGGCGTGGTGGTGACACAGACGCGCGGGTCCTGGCCCAGCCGCAGAGAGAATTGCAGCATGTCCCAGCACTCCTGCCCCTTTTTCCACTTGGCCAGCTCATCCGCCCAGGCGGCATCGAATTGCGGTCCGCGCAGGGCCTCGGGGTCGTGGGCGGAAAACGCCTGTGCCTCGGCGCCGTTGGGCCAGATCAGCTTGCGTTCGGAGGCTTTCCATTTGGGGCGGCGGTCGGGCGGCGAGCAGGCCAGAATGCCGCTGTCGCCATGGATCATCACGTCACGCACCTGGTCATAGGTTTCCGCCACCAGCGCGATGCGCCTTGCGGTGCCAGGATCGTGCGGGCGCGGCCCTTCGGCAAGGGTGCGGATCCATTCGGCCCCTGCCCTAGTCTTGCCGGCACCGCGGCCGCCCAGGATCACCCAGGCACGCCAGCCGCCCGGCGGCGGCCGCTGGTGGTCCAGCGCCCAGAAATCAAAGAGATGCGGCAGCGCGCAGAGTGCTTTACGCTCCAGCTCATTCAAGAACCAGTTCTGGAGCGAGAGCGGAACGCAGGCCAGAAAGTCCGCGCTCGACAGCTGCGCGTGCCGCGACGAGATCGAGTTCATGTTCGGATTTGAGCATGCGGGCGAATTCTGTGCTTTGTTCTGCAAGGAGTCTCTCCACTTTCTGGCAATCGCGGATCAGCTGTTCCAGTTTGCTGACCTGGCTTTTGGCGCCGGTCACTTCATCGGCGCCTTCCGCGTCGAGCTGCTCGCGCAGCTCCTCCGCCTCGTTGCGCAGGCGGTGGATGCTCTCCTGCAGGGATCGCAGGAGATCGGCGGTGTAATGCACTTGCCGCGTCAGCACAGCGGCGCCGTCCTGGTCTGTTGGGTGATCTGTCATGAATTTGTCTGCCTCATGCGTTTTTTGTCCGCACAAGAGAAAGAACGGCGGCCACCGGCGGAGGAGTCCGGGGCCGTCCTTGTTTCTTCCAGCTGCAATACAACCTATACGGGTTTTCATCGGAAAAGTCAAGGGGCATGGCGAGGCATGCGTACGGTAGGTGCGCAACGGGCTGCCGCAAACGCGGGCGGCACACATCCTTCGGCAAAGCAAGCCAAGCCCCCGTAAACGAGCGCGGCATAGGCGGATGCCCATAAATCGGAGGTAATTTAAATGATGTGCATCTTTCGCAAAATCACCCTTTTCGAAATGCAATCCAGGATTGTAGCGTCGACCCTGCACGACGCCGTGCAGAAACGTCATTTTTGATAACGAGGAACCGCACATGGGTTGGACCAATCACCAGATCGCCACCGCACAGGAATCGGCACCTGTCCAGGGGGATGCCGGAAAGATCTTTTATGATGCCACTCTCCACTATGTGAACATTCCGGCAAACGCCACAATTGTGATGTCCGGCGGCCCCAGCGGCGAAGGCCAGACTTCCGTTGACGATGTGGTCAAACTGACCATGACGGACCAAAGCGATCCGGAAAACACCGCAACATATTCACATGACTACAGCAATGGCTGTTCCGGTGTGGTGACGCCGATGCAGCCAGTGGACCTAAGCACGCAGTTCAGCGCGCTGGCTGGAAAAACCGTCAAGGCGACCATTGAATTCTATGATAAATGCGGCGGTTACCAGAGCGGGACGAATTTCTACATCTGTATCTACACGTGACGCCGGCCTGACTTGGGGGCGGCCCCAAGGCTTGCATCAAAAAGGGCGCCCCAAGGGCGCCCTTCCTGCTACCGGATACATCACCGCAGACTGTTTCCCGGCGCGAATTCCGGTGCGAATTCCGGCCCTGGCCTCAGCCTCAGTTGTTCTGCTGCTGGGCTTCGATCTCGCGCCATTTGGCCACATTCCTGTTGTGTTCGTCCAGCGTTTCGGCGAACGCATGGCCGCCGGTGCCATCGGCAACAAAGAACACATAATCCGTGGCTTCAGGGTTCACCGCGGCCTCCAGGCTTTCCATGCCGGGGTTGGCGATCGGGGTCGGCGGCAGGCCTTCGATCACATAGGTGTTCCAGGGGGTGGCCTTGCGCAGCTCGCTTTGTCGCAGACCACGGCCCAGGACACCTTCGCCCTTGGTGACGCCGTAGATCACCGTCGGGTCCGTCTGCAGCCGCATGCCGCGGTTCAGGCGGTTGGTGAAGACCGAGGAGACCACGCCGCGTTCAGAGGCAACGCCGGTCTCCTTCTCGATGATCGAGGCAAGGACCAGCATTTCTTCGGGGCTGCCGACCGCAGCATCTGCGGACCGGCTTTCCCAGGCGGCGTTGATGCGCAGCTGCTGGCGCTCCTGCATCTCAGCCAGAACGGCGGCACGGTCTGTGCCGGTGGTGACCTCATAGCTGTCGGGCGCCAGGAGGCCCTCCCCCGGACGTTCGCCGGGTTCGCCGTTCAGCACATCCATCGCCTTAAGCGCCTCAACCACCTGCCAGCTGGTCACGCCTTCGGCCAGCGCAATCCGGTAACGGGTGTCGGCCTCCTGGCGGGTCTCAGTGTAGGCAGCAGGAACCTCCCCTTCGCCGAGGATGAAGGCGGCCTTTTCCTCGAATTTATTGGTCGCCGGATCCAATTCGCGCACCACGGTCTGGGTACGGGTCACGCCGACGCGGTAGACAATCTCGGTGCCGCAAGTGGAGGCGCCTGAATGGGTGATCCCGTCGATGATCCGCTCCATCGAGGAGCCCGGTTCCAGCAGGAAGCTGCCGGCCTTCAGCTGGCCGGTCTTCTCGCTGTATTTGGCGCCGAGGCGGAAGATGGCGGCGGAGGCAACCGCGCCCTGGGATTCCAGATCGCGGCTGACCCGTGCCATGTTCGAGCCCCGCTCGACGCGCAGGCAGATCGCTGTCTCCAGCGGGCCTTCAGCGGTGTATTGCGATTTGCCCCACAGAATCAGGCCGCCCAGCAGGAACAAAGCCGCAATGAGCACTGTCAGCATGTTGGAGGCGAGGCTGCGCCACATCAGCCGGCCTTTCCGAAGATCACCGAGGCATTGGTGCCGCCAAACCCAAAGGAGTTCGACAGCGCAATCTCAACCTTACGCTCACGTTTGGCGTTGGGGGCCAGATCCACCTGGCTTTCGATGGCGGGGTTGTCCAGATTGATGGTCGGCGGTGCAACCTGATCGCGGATCGCCAGGATCGAGAAGATCGCCTCAATCGCGCCGGCCGCGCCCAAGAGGTGGCCGGTAGCCGATTTGGTCGAAGACATGGTGACATTGGCGGCGTGGTCGCCCAACAGCCGTTCAACCGCACCCAGCTCAATTGTGTCGGCCATGGTCGAAGTGCCATGCGCATTGATATAGTCAATGGCGGACGGCTCCAGGCCCGCGTTTTTCAGCGCCGCCCTCATCGAGCGTTCGCCGCCTTCGCCATTCTCGGACGGCGCGGTGATGTGGTAGGCGTCGCCCGACATGCCATAGCCCAGCACCTCGGCATAGATCTTGGCGCCGCGGGCCTTGGCGTGCTCGTAGTCTTCCAGCACAACGATGCCGGCACCCTCGCCCATGACAAAACCGTCTCGGTCGGCGTCATAGGGGCGCGAGGCCGCTTTAGGGTCGTCGGCGCGTTTGGTGGACAGCGCTTTGCAGGCGTTGAAACCGGCAATGCCGATTTCGCAGATCGCCGCCTCGGCGCCGCCTGCGATCATCACGTCGGCGTCGCCGGATTTGATCAGCCGCGCCGCATCGCCGATGGCGTGGGCGCCGGTCGAACAGGCGGTCACAACCGAATGGTTCGGGCCCTTGAAGCCAAAGCGGATCGACACCTGCCCCGAGATCAGGTTGATCAGCGCACCGGGGATAAAGAAGGGGGACACCCGGCGGGGGCCTTTTTCCTTGATCATCACGGCGGTGTCCGCAATCGACGACAACCCGCCAATACCAGAACCGATCATCACGCCGGTGCGCAGGCGGCTTTCTTCATCCTCGGGCGTCCAGCCGGCGTCCCGCACAGCCATATCCGCAGCAGCAATGCCATAAAGAATGAAGTCGTCTATCTTCTTCTGGTCTTTCTTGATGACCCAGTCATCCGCGTTGAATGTTCCCTCGGAGCCGTCGCCGCGCGGCACCTCACAGGCATATGTGGTGGATACACCGCTGGCTTCGGCGTCAAACAGGGTGATCGGGCCCGCGCCCGACTGGCCGTCCAGCAACCGGGACCAGGTTTCTTCGACTCCGCTGGCCAGCGGGGTGACCAGGCCCAGTCCGGTGACAACTACTCGACGCATTCCTTGCTCTCCTTTGCCTCGGCAATCCGTCCGTTCAAATAGCTTGGAATGGCGGCTGGGTGCAAGAGCGGGCTGATCTCCAGTGCCGCCGCGCGCACTGTGCATTTCACGGAGAAATTGCGGGAGTGGAGTTTATTGTTAACCAATACCCCTTAGGTTGATAGCACGATGATGACAGAACTCGGCATCCGTCCTCGTGGATTGCCAAAACCGGGCTGGAGGTCTGGGCCAATTTTCCTCCAGCCCGTCTTTTTTTCCCAACTATGCTGACAGCACATTGCTTATGCTCGTTTCACCGGCCATCCGGCCCTGACTTACTTGCTGCCTCTGCCCCGCCGGTTTCCATGTTGCTGTCCCGGTGTTGCCAGCCGCGGCTCAGATCCAGGCGCCGGCCAGCCGACAGAGACCGGCAAATTTCCGCCACTGGAAAATCAAATCCAAGGCCGGCGGAAACTTAGTTTCGAGGCGCCTCTGGTATCTGGAGCATCCCTGCGGCTACTGCCTGCGCCCTGTGCGCAGTGCCCTGTGCAGCCTGGACAGCCCCAAAAAGCCGCCTGCGTTAACGGCACATTTGGATTTATACGTCATTCTTTCAGTCCAAAGGCAAAAAGGAACGGCCCCGCCATGCGCAATTGGCTCCCGCTAACTGCATTTTTACTGGTGATTGGACTGCTGCCGGAACGCGCAGCCGCCAGTTGCACTGTGCATCAGGAACTGTCGAACCTGCACCGGGCGTCCAAGGGGTTTCTCGCCTATCTCAGCTCCGGCCAGAATGCCTTTTATGTGCAGCATCTGCGCAGCTGGATCAGCACAAACCCGCCCGCGCCGATGCGGCAGCGGATGAACGCGGTTGGCATTCAATCCGTCGCTGCCGGCATGCAGGAGCTTTTACAGCAGCAGCAGGTCCTGCTGAAAATCCTCTCCAGCCAGGGCCGGGCTGCCGCGCTTGAAACCGCGCGCCATATGGGCACCCCGGTGCTGACGTCGGAATTCGGAACCCGTGTCGAAGCTTTGCCCTGCGACCAGGTGAAGGAAAGCGGCAATGGCAGCAAGCTGGTTGCCGTGGCTGCGGGCGATGCACGGCAGAGCCAGCAAATCAGAAATGCCGCAATTGCCTGGCTGTCGTTTCTGGTTCTGGGCGGCAGTGCGCTGTATTTCCTGGACCGGATCGGCATCCGCAAAATCCGCCGCACAAAACGCTACCCCTGCGCAGTGCCTTGCGTCTTGCAGGCGGGCGGGCGGACAGTCCAAGCTCATCTGGTCGATCTGAGCCGGGCCGGCGCCAAGGTGCGCCCCGACAGCCCTTGCGAAGTGTCTGGGCGGGTGACCCTCGATTTCGGCGGATACACAATGGATGCCCAGGTCCGCTGGCAAACCCCCGGCTATTGCGGCGTCCAATTCTCCAAGGATTTCAACTTCATGCAATTGCACCGCCTGCTGGAGGCCTTCCCGCTTCAGGGCGACGGCCTGCGCGAAGAAGTGCGGCTCGGAATATAACAGCCGTTCGGCGTGCTAAAGAATCCGACGGGTCCAGCACAAAAACTTTGCAATTCAACTGCCCTTCCAAATGAAACCGGCTGGAAAAGACGCGCGAATCCGGCATGTTCCGCACCGCCTTGCCAGGCGGCAGGCGCGTTGCGTGTCTTTTCAGTTCCAAAATCACCGGCCAATGCCACAAACCATGATGTGCAACTCCGGACGGTGTTGCCGGTTTTGCGGTGAATTATACACCCGCATAGAGGGTGTTAACGGTATCCAATTATCCATTGGGTGGTTCTACTGCATCCAACACCGCGACTGCATTTCCACTCATGACCGGAAGGGTCCTGCATTGAGACACTGGCCATTGATTATCGCTCTATCGATTGCCCCGGCTGTGGTTTGCGGCAGTGCAGGCATGGCTGCCGCATCCTCCAGGGCGACCTGCATGCTGCAATCGGATCTCGCGCTTATGCGGCATGAGATGCGTGAGTTCCTGGATTATTTGCGGACCGGGCAACAGAACGGCCAGGCCAGGAAGCTGCGCCACTGGATGGCCGACCACCCGGCCGTGCCGCTGCGCATGCGGATGCGCAGGTCAGGCATGGGGGCCTATGAGCCGCTTGCCATGAGGTTGATTACACAACAAAAAGGCCTTCTCGAAGTATACCGTATCCATGGACGGGAACGGGCGGAGGTCAGTGCGCGGCGGCTGGGCGCACGGGCCTTGCTGGAGGATTTATCCAGACAGATCGTTTCTTTGCCCTGCGATTTCGTACCGAAGGACATGCAAACCGGTCAGGCACAGGCAAGCCTCGGCCCATTTCTGCCATACCGGCGGAGGACCGCTATTGCCAGTTCTCTCTTAGCTCTGCTTCTCTGCGGCGCCGGCCTGTTTTTGGCAGAGCGGGTCACGCGCAAACGCTTGCGGCTAAGGCGCCGTTACCATTGCTCTTTGCCGTGCACCCTGCACTGCCGCCAGCGCCGGTTCCCTGCAAAAATTGTGGACATCAGCCGGGTGGGTGCAAAAATCCGGGTGCTGGAGCAACCGCAGGAACCGCGTGAACCGCCGTTCAATATCAAAGAGGGTGTCATCGCCTCGGTGCCCGGTGTGGCGTCTTTTGACGCACAGATTCTGTGGCAAAACGCCGACTATTTCGGCATCAAATTCAACGCCAAACTGCTGCGTGCCGATTTGAAAGCCTTGCTCAACTCAAATCAACAGGATCAGGAACAACCGGAACCCGCCGCCAAGGAAGCATGATCCAGCAGCGTGCTGTCGGCCGTCCGGATCCCTGCCTTCAGTTCCGCGCGTTTCGGGGGATGGCCGCAACTGGGGCAAAAAAACGCCTGCGGACCAAAATCCGCAGGCATTGATTTATTGGAACTCGGCTACCGGCTCGGGTTCGGGCCGGGCGACTTCCAGAACTTCCTCGACAGTCACTGTTTTGCGGAACAGCGCCCTGCCAATCATCGCACCGGAAATATTGTAGATGTATTTCAGGCGCGAAACATCATCCGAGCTGCGCACAACACCATTGGCGATCACCGGCGTGCGGGACTTTTCCGCGAGGGCGGAAATCAGGCCAAGCTGAGCTTCGAGATCCGACATGTCGCTGTCGATATCGGTGACAATGATTCCCGCCAGCGGCGCGGAATCAAACGCCGCGATAAAGTCCTCGGGCGAGATTGCGCCGGACTGGCGCCAGCCATCGGTCATCACCTGGCCCTGGTATACATCCACGGCCAGCACGATCTGGTCCGGGTGGTGTTTGGCCAGTTCCTGAACCAGCTGCGGATCGCGCGCGGCCAGCGTGCCGATCACGACACGCCCTGCGCCTTTGTCGATCCAATGCTCGGCATGCTCGCGCGAGCGGATACCGCCGCCCAGCTGCACCGGAATGCCGGCGCCGCGGATGATGTCGCAGATCAGCTCCTCATTGCAGTGATCGCCTTCAATTGCGTTGAAGTCGGTCACATGCATCCATTCCGCCCCGGCGGCCGCAAAGCTCTTGGCGGTTTCCACCGGATCCACATGCCAGATCATCGGCTCATCCAGGCGGCCCTTTTCGAGGCTCACGCAGCGGCCGTTCTGAATCTCCATAGTGGGGTAAATCATCATGATGCCTATCTCCTAAGTTTTGCCTCTTGCACAGAGATTAGCACGGAACGCCGCCGCCGGAATGCCGTATCATGACGATTTATGGAACAATTGCGGCGCAGCGGAGCCACCGCTTGATAGCGCAAACAAACACCCCGCAATATTTCCGGAAAAATGGGAATCAGGACCCAGCCGGACAAACGAAAACGGCGCCTTCCCCGATGGGAAGACGCCGCTGGGTCCGGTTCTCCGGAAGCGTGGCTTAGGACGCTTCGGAGATGAATTTGACCGCGTCGCCGAAGGTCTGGATGGTTTCGGCTGCGTCGTCCGGGATCTCGATGCCGAACTCTTCTTCAAACGCCATCACCAGTTCCACGGTGTCCAGGCTGTCTGCGCCCAGATCGTCAATGAAGGAAGCGTTTTCGGTGACCTTGTCTTCTTCTACACCCAGGTGCTCAACAACGATCTTTTTTACGCGGTCTGCGACGTCGCTCATGTCTATTCCTCGTCTTTCAGGGCACTCTGCCCAGTTCTGCCCTTGCCCGTTCGGGCGGCGTGGTTATTGCCCGGAGCGGGCGTTGGTATCCCCGCCGGGCGGGGACAGTGCGGCGGCTCCCTTGGGGAAACACCAGTACAGATATGCGCCGCCTATAACATAGACCGCGGCCAAGGCAAACGGTTTCGCTTGGTCACAGCAGCCAGGGCCAGACGGCTTCTGGCGGCTATGAAGGGTGCAGATGGCCCCGTAATCAAGTGCTTGCAAGAGGCGCACAGCAAATTTTTCGCAAATCCGTCCCTTTTCAACTGCTTGGCAGCGAAACCTGCACTGTTCCTGCGGCCCGGTCGGGCCGGGGCAGACATTGAAAATCCCTGCAGACAGGCTGCAGGGCACAGGTTGGCGCGGGGCTTAGATCATTGCCATGCCGCCATTGACGTGCAGCGTGGTGCCGGTGACATAACCCGCTTCCTGGCTGGCCAGATACAGAACGGCTGAGGCGATTTCTTTCGATTCCCCCATGCGGCCGGCCGGGATCTGCGTCAGGATCGCGTCTTTCTGGCTTTCGTTCAGCTTGTCGGTCATCGCAGTAGCGATAAAACCCGGCGCCACCGCGTTCACGGTGATGCCGCGATTGGCGATCTCATAGGCCAGCGATTTGGACATGCCGACCATGCCGGCCTTAGATGCCGCATAGTTGGCCTGGCCCGGGTTGCCGGTGGCGCCCACGACCGAGGAGATGTTGATGATGCGGCCCCAGCGCGCCTTCATCATGCCGCGCAACACACCGCGGCAGAGCCGCATGGTGGAGGTGAGGTTCACGTTCAGAACGCTCTCCCATTCCTCGTCTTTCATGCGCATGAACAGGTTGTCACGGGTGATGCCCGCGTTGTTCACCAGAATGTCGACCGAGCCCATGGCGGCAGCCGCCTGTTTCGGCAGTGCCTCGACAGGCTCTGCATCCGACAGGTTGCAGGTGAGCACATGGGCGCGCGCGCCCAGTTCCTCGGCCAATGCCTTCAGCGGCTCTTCACGGGTGCCGGACAGGGCAACGGTGGCGCCTGCGGAATGCAGAGCGCGGGCGATGTCGCCGCCGATGCCGCCCGAAGCGCCGGTCACAAGGGCGTTCTTGCCAGTCAGATCAAACATTTTCTTGTCCTTTATATCAAAGGCCGGCGCGGCACGGGCGCGCGCCGGCTAAATTCCTTTATGCTTCGGAGGCAGCCTTGGCGTCTTCGGGGGCGCCCACCTGGCGGCAAACCAGCGCACGGTCGATCTTGCGGATCATGCCGGACAGGGCTTTGCCCGCACCGATTTCCCAGAATTCGGTCACACCATTGGAGGCCATAACCTGAACGCTTTCGCGCCAGCGCACCGAGCCGGTCACCTGCTCCACCAGCAGGGCGCGGATTTCATCGGGGCTGGTCACTGCGTCTGCCCGCACATTGGCGATCAGCGGCACGGCCGGGGATTTGATGTCCACACCAGCCAGCGCTTCGGCCATAGCGTCAGCCGCGGGCTGCATCAGGGCGCAGTGGAACGGGGCGCTGACCGGCAGCATCACCGCACGTTTGGCCCCCTTCTCCTTGGCGATCACCGCGGCGCGTTCAACCGCTGCCTTGGTTCCGGAGACCACCACCTGGGCCGGGTCATTGTCGTTGGCCGCCTGGCAAACCTCGCCTTGCGCGGCCTCCTCTGCCACGGCGCGCACGGCCTCAAGATCCAAGCCCAGGATCGCGGCCATGGCGCCCTCGCCCACCGGAACCGCGCTTTGCATCGCGAGACCGCGGGTGCGCAGGAGGCGCGCAGTGTCAGCCACCGAAATCGACCCCGCCGAAGCCAGCGCCGAATATTCGCCCAGGGAATGGCCGGCCACAAAGGAGGCCTTGCCGACGGTGACGCCTTCGGCTTCCAAGGCGCGCATGGCGGCCATCGAGGTGGCCATCAGCGCGGGCTGCGCGTTCTGGGTCAGGGTCAGGGTTTCAATATCGCCCTCCCAGATCAGCTGGCTCAGGCTTTCACCCAAAGCATCGTCCACCTCATCAAAGATGGCTTTGGCAGCCGGATAAGCCTCGGCCAGCGCCTTGCCCATACCGATGGTCTGGGCACCCTGTCCCGGGAACACAAATGCGATCGTCATTGAAGACCTCGTCTGTTTTAACGTTTTGCCTGATTTAGCGGGCCTTTCCCCTGCGTACAAGCAAAGCCGCACATTGCGCACCAAAGCTGTGCACCGGCTGACAATTCCTGCCGTTGCAACGCAGCCCGTCGCGGTTAGGTTAGAGCCACCGGAATTTGACAAGGAAAAGCGCGCCAATGTCCCGTGCCAACACGTTCACCTCTTACGGCAGTGTCGCCAAAACATTTCACTGGCTGACCGCCCTGCTGATTTTCTCGGCCTTTCCGCTGGGGTATGTCGCCAATGAGCTGGCGCATGAGATCCAAAGCCCCGGCTTTGACGGCAGCCAGGCGGTGATTGCACGGGCAACGCTGCTGTTCTCATTGCATAAGACAGTGGGGGTTGCGGTGTTCTTTACCGCGCTGCTGCGGATCCTGTGGGCGCTGAGCCAGCCGAAACCCGGCCTGCTGCATCCCGATCGCAAGGCGGAGGCGCTGGCGGCGGAAATGGTGCATTGGCTTTTGTACGGCTCGCTGGTGGCAGTGCCGCTGTCGGGGTGGATCCATCACGCCGCGACCACCGGTTTTGCGCCGATCTGGTGGCCGTTCGGGCAGAACCTGCCGTTTGTGCCGAAGTCCGACCACGCGGCGGATTTTTTCGGCGGCTTGCATTGGGTTCTGGTCTGGACATTGGCCGCTTCCCTGGGCCTGCATATTGCCGGGGCGCTGAAGCATCATGTGATTGACCGCGACGCCACGTTGCGCCGGATGCTGCCGGG includes these proteins:
- a CDS encoding acyl carrier protein gives rise to the protein MSDVADRVKKIVVEHLGVEEDKVTENASFIDDLGADSLDTVELVMAFEEEFGIEIPDDAAETIQTFGDAVKFISEAS
- the fabD gene encoding ACP S-malonyltransferase — encoded protein: MTIAFVFPGQGAQTIGMGKALAEAYPAAKAIFDEVDDALGESLSQLIWEGDIETLTLTQNAQPALMATSMAAMRALEAEGVTVGKASFVAGHSLGEYSALASAGSISVADTARLLRTRGLAMQSAVPVGEGAMAAILGLDLEAVRAVAEEAAQGEVCQAANDNDPAQVVVSGTKAAVERAAVIAKEKGAKRAVMLPVSAPFHCALMQPAADAMAEALAGVDIKSPAVPLIANVRADAVTSPDEIRALLVEQVTGSVRWRESVQVMASNGVTEFWEIGAGKALSGMIRKIDRALVCRQVGAPEDAKAASEA
- the fabG gene encoding 3-oxoacyl-ACP reductase FabG translates to MFDLTGKNALVTGASGGIGGDIARALHSAGATVALSGTREEPLKALAEELGARAHVLTCNLSDAEPVEALPKQAAAAMGSVDILVNNAGITRDNLFMRMKDEEWESVLNVNLTSTMRLCRGVLRGMMKARWGRIINISSVVGATGNPGQANYAASKAGMVGMSKSLAYEIANRGITVNAVAPGFIATAMTDKLNESQKDAILTQIPAGRMGESKEIASAVLYLASQEAGYVTGTTLHVNGGMAMI
- a CDS encoding PilZ domain-containing protein, with the translated sequence MLQSDLALMRHEMREFLDYLRTGQQNGQARKLRHWMADHPAVPLRMRMRRSGMGAYEPLAMRLITQQKGLLEVYRIHGRERAEVSARRLGARALLEDLSRQIVSLPCDFVPKDMQTGQAQASLGPFLPYRRRTAIASSLLALLLCGAGLFLAERVTRKRLRLRRRYHCSLPCTLHCRQRRFPAKIVDISRVGAKIRVLEQPQEPREPPFNIKEGVIASVPGVASFDAQILWQNADYFGIKFNAKLLRADLKALLNSNQQDQEQPEPAAKEA
- a CDS encoding HisA/HisF-related TIM barrel protein, yielding MMIYPTMEIQNGRCVSLEKGRLDEPMIWHVDPVETAKSFAAAGAEWMHVTDFNAIEGDHCNEELICDIIRGAGIPVQLGGGIRSREHAEHWIDKGAGRVVIGTLAARDPQLVQELAKHHPDQIVLAVDVYQGQVMTDGWRQSGAISPEDFIAAFDSAPLAGIIVTDIDSDMSDLEAQLGLISALAEKSRTPVIANGVVRSSDDVSRLKYIYNISGAMIGRALFRKTVTVEEVLEVARPEPEPVAEFQ